From the genome of Geothrix sp. 21YS21S-4, one region includes:
- the hutH gene encoding histidine ammonia-lyase, with protein sequence MIHLDGQSLTAPLLARIAAGESVALDERALARVAENRAVVDRIVSEGRTVYGINTGFGQFATVVIPPDQLQQLQLNLVRSHAAGVGEPLPKDQTRALMAARINCLLKAHSGIRPEPIHLLTECLNRDVVPVVPCQGSVGASGDLAPLAHMALLLVGEGLAWSGEGHIPGGEALAEAGLAPVTLQAKEGLALINGTQLITSLGNLAAEKFARLAELADQIAGLSLEALRGTRAAFDPRIHAARPHPGQIAVARHMRELLGETSAVAESHRDCHRVQDAYSLRCIPQVHGVTRDALHFAGAILERELNAATDNPMIFTDTQESRSGGNFHGQYPAFACDVLAIAAADLASISERRQERLVNPAYSDLPAFLTQNGGLESGFMMAHVTSAALVSEMKGLAHPACVDTIPTSAGKEDHVSMGPIAARKLLRAVDALEQVLAIEARMALEGLRILGLAPAAGLQRLADRLGEACAPWTDRAMFEEIHATLEALRVHQLGAPLGTPEEVHP encoded by the coding sequence ATGATCCACCTCGATGGGCAATCCCTCACCGCGCCGCTCCTGGCGCGCATCGCCGCTGGCGAAAGCGTGGCCCTGGACGAGCGCGCCCTCGCCCGCGTGGCGGAAAACCGCGCCGTGGTGGATCGAATCGTCAGCGAGGGGCGCACGGTCTACGGGATCAACACCGGCTTCGGCCAGTTCGCCACCGTGGTGATCCCCCCCGACCAGCTCCAGCAGCTCCAGCTCAACCTCGTGCGGAGCCACGCGGCCGGCGTGGGCGAGCCCCTGCCCAAGGACCAGACCCGGGCCCTGATGGCCGCCCGGATCAACTGCCTGCTGAAGGCCCACAGCGGGATCCGCCCCGAGCCCATCCATCTCCTCACCGAGTGCCTGAACCGCGACGTGGTCCCCGTCGTCCCCTGCCAGGGCAGCGTGGGCGCCAGCGGCGACCTGGCGCCCCTGGCCCACATGGCCCTCCTGCTGGTGGGCGAGGGACTGGCCTGGAGCGGTGAAGGCCACATTCCCGGCGGCGAGGCCCTCGCCGAGGCCGGCCTGGCGCCCGTGACTCTCCAGGCCAAGGAGGGGCTGGCCCTCATCAACGGGACCCAACTCATCACGTCGCTGGGCAACCTCGCGGCGGAGAAGTTCGCGCGCCTGGCGGAACTGGCGGATCAGATCGCCGGACTCAGCCTGGAGGCCCTGCGCGGCACCCGCGCCGCCTTCGACCCACGCATCCACGCCGCGCGGCCCCATCCCGGCCAGATCGCCGTGGCCCGCCACATGCGGGAACTCCTCGGCGAGACCAGCGCCGTGGCCGAGAGCCACCGCGACTGCCACCGGGTGCAGGACGCCTACAGCCTGCGGTGCATTCCCCAGGTCCACGGCGTCACCCGCGACGCCCTCCACTTCGCGGGCGCCATCCTGGAGCGGGAGCTGAACGCCGCCACCGACAATCCCATGATCTTCACCGACACCCAGGAATCCCGGTCGGGAGGCAACTTCCACGGGCAGTATCCGGCCTTCGCCTGCGATGTGCTCGCCATCGCCGCCGCCGATCTGGCCAGCATCTCCGAGCGCCGCCAGGAGCGGCTGGTGAACCCCGCCTACTCGGACCTGCCCGCCTTCCTGACCCAGAACGGCGGACTGGAATCCGGGTTCATGATGGCCCACGTCACCTCCGCCGCCCTCGTCAGCGAGATGAAGGGCCTGGCGCATCCCGCCTGCGTCGACACCATCCCCACCAGCGCGGGCAAGGAGGACCACGTCAGCATGGGCCCCATCGCCGCCCGGAAGCTGCTGCGGGCGGTGGACGCCCTGGAGCAGGTCCTGGCCATCGAGGCCCGCATGGCCCTGGAGGGCCTCCGCATCCTGGGGCTGGCCCCCGCCGCCGGACTCCAGCGCCTCGCGGACCGCCTCGGAGAGGCTTGCGCCCCATGGACCGATCGCGCCATGTTTGAGGAGATCCACGCCACCCTCGAGGCCCTCCGGGTCCATCAGCTCGGCGCGCCCCTCGGGACCCCTGAGGAAGTCCATCCATGA
- a CDS encoding HD domain-containing protein: MTQPVPWRTACERALRGFSDADSIRVWGIGHEVDGTYVPIFNYRFEHTYAAVLLARWLAPATGADAEVVECAAWLHDVVKRLKDPGAKDTHAQDASAEVEGILAGTDFPSAKIPAVRHAIEHHVGLRLTKRLEPLETACLWDCDKLSKVGAASLIHFGCISGAFQPITTAEILRRGEAWLDLARGIVASFNTPPAQVEGRKRLAFLEAHYAQLRREWSDPMETTPE, encoded by the coding sequence ATGACCCAGCCCGTCCCCTGGCGGACCGCCTGCGAACGCGCCCTGCGGGGCTTCTCGGACGCCGACTCGATCCGCGTGTGGGGCATCGGCCACGAGGTGGACGGCACCTACGTCCCCATCTTCAACTACCGCTTCGAGCACACCTACGCGGCCGTGCTCCTGGCCCGGTGGCTGGCTCCCGCCACCGGCGCGGACGCGGAGGTGGTGGAATGCGCGGCCTGGCTCCATGACGTGGTGAAGCGGCTGAAGGATCCCGGAGCCAAGGACACCCACGCCCAGGACGCCTCCGCCGAGGTAGAGGGCATTCTCGCCGGCACGGACTTCCCCTCCGCGAAGATCCCCGCGGTGCGCCACGCCATCGAGCACCATGTGGGACTCCGGCTGACCAAGCGCTTGGAGCCCCTGGAAACCGCCTGCCTGTGGGACTGCGACAAGCTCAGCAAGGTCGGCGCGGCCAGCCTGATCCACTTCGGCTGCATCAGCGGCGCCTTCCAGCCCATCACCACCGCGGAGATCCTGCGCCGCGGCGAGGCCTGGCTGGACTTGGCCCGGGGCATCGTCGCCAGCTTCAACACCCCCCCCGCCCAGGTGGAGGGCCGCAAGCGGCTGGCCTTCCTGGAGGCCCACTACGCCCAGTTGCGGCGGGAGTGGTCCGACCCCATGGAGACGACGCCCGAATGA
- a CDS encoding HEAT repeat domain-containing protein: MSDFLQLAQSLTLALKALQMYTAAHPRGQEALAASHAVLERWLADQEQFQVAVSGPKTFIDGVVQDARNPHVAALAKAVAERGVAGFTFERGVTVGEYLAFLQGLGTKPQKLEEAGGFEAFLRAADVRRIRISQVRYQEVREGEGNGEEDSNRPPALNVALPPKEDPLAKAIREALMAALGSQPSSAAASAEALRGFSPANLGGLGPLGYELGFGDGPPTQAQLGTLRQVLMGLEPEVQLSLLAGLGSLPDHPAGLGLAVKALAGELLAVAVSSALAKGISWLRLRGPVEDILRPLPDRDRLGHGLAAHLRGSGQEAGSLDLILRQLEWEALSVEAKLVKVLEEGQLFELSGDHLLAFLRDLLDLRRFDAFLRVQDVLMETLRHDRPDFRLKGAQALAGIARWAQEPGLPPGGEGPLAEALRAHFAWEPDPHIHRWTQEALEALFAASVNRGDLLHVLSDLQEVEGLCAFLQEDAPWRRQALEALRAGLAEPALLDAAVDAIFDPDRERVAREVFPYLEFLGAPMAQQLVARLERETERARRGRLVEALRNQGDLALSPITDALGAPTWFLVRNALTLLADLGDASSLPAIIPILRHPEPRVRRVAARALWKLGGPSAEPHLVARMKDTDPETLQEILFILGQLRSETSVPAVLELAQDKRVWEPLRVQALATLAQIASPQAQPILMELLRRGFFAAAEPPAIRLAAARALRAIATPAAQEALRRVVDAEPKGADRDALLEILGPVRS, translated from the coding sequence ATGAGCGACTTCCTGCAGCTCGCCCAGAGCCTGACCTTGGCCCTCAAGGCGCTGCAGATGTACACCGCCGCCCACCCCCGGGGCCAGGAGGCCCTGGCCGCGTCCCATGCGGTGCTGGAGCGGTGGCTGGCGGACCAGGAGCAGTTCCAGGTGGCCGTCTCCGGCCCCAAGACCTTCATCGACGGCGTGGTCCAGGACGCGCGCAATCCCCACGTGGCCGCCCTCGCCAAGGCCGTCGCCGAGCGCGGCGTGGCGGGCTTCACCTTCGAGCGGGGCGTCACGGTGGGCGAATACCTGGCCTTCCTTCAGGGCCTGGGCACCAAGCCCCAGAAGCTGGAGGAGGCGGGCGGCTTCGAGGCCTTCCTGCGGGCCGCGGACGTCCGGCGGATCCGGATCTCCCAGGTGCGCTACCAGGAGGTCCGCGAAGGCGAAGGAAACGGCGAGGAGGACTCGAATCGTCCCCCGGCGCTGAACGTGGCCCTTCCTCCGAAAGAGGATCCCCTGGCGAAGGCCATCCGCGAGGCCCTCATGGCGGCCCTCGGCTCCCAGCCTTCCTCCGCGGCGGCCTCGGCCGAAGCCCTTCGCGGATTCTCTCCCGCCAACCTCGGGGGCCTGGGCCCCCTGGGATACGAACTGGGCTTCGGGGACGGGCCGCCCACCCAGGCCCAACTCGGCACCCTGCGTCAGGTCCTGATGGGGCTGGAGCCCGAGGTTCAGCTCAGCCTCCTGGCGGGCCTCGGCAGCCTGCCCGACCACCCCGCGGGGCTGGGGCTCGCCGTGAAGGCCCTGGCGGGGGAACTCCTCGCCGTGGCCGTCAGTTCCGCCCTGGCCAAGGGCATCTCGTGGCTCCGCCTCCGCGGCCCGGTGGAGGACATCCTCCGTCCCCTGCCCGACCGGGACCGCCTGGGGCACGGGCTCGCGGCGCACCTGCGCGGCTCCGGGCAGGAGGCCGGCTCCCTCGACCTCATCCTCCGCCAGCTGGAATGGGAGGCCCTGAGCGTCGAAGCCAAGCTGGTGAAGGTTCTGGAGGAAGGCCAGCTCTTCGAGCTGAGCGGCGATCACCTCCTCGCTTTCCTCCGCGATCTGCTGGATCTCCGCCGCTTCGACGCCTTCCTCCGGGTGCAGGACGTCCTGATGGAGACCCTCCGCCACGACCGCCCCGACTTCCGCCTCAAGGGCGCCCAGGCGCTGGCCGGCATCGCCCGCTGGGCCCAGGAGCCCGGACTTCCGCCCGGCGGGGAAGGTCCCCTGGCGGAAGCCCTCCGCGCCCACTTCGCGTGGGAACCGGATCCGCACATCCATCGCTGGACCCAGGAAGCGCTGGAGGCCCTGTTCGCGGCCTCGGTGAACCGCGGCGACCTGCTCCACGTCCTGTCCGACCTCCAGGAGGTGGAGGGGCTCTGCGCCTTCCTCCAGGAGGACGCGCCCTGGCGGCGGCAGGCCCTGGAGGCCCTCCGCGCGGGGCTGGCGGAGCCGGCGCTTCTGGACGCCGCGGTGGACGCCATCTTCGATCCCGACCGGGAACGGGTGGCGCGGGAAGTATTCCCCTACCTGGAATTCCTGGGCGCGCCCATGGCCCAGCAACTGGTCGCGCGGCTGGAGCGCGAAACCGAGCGCGCCCGCCGGGGCCGGCTGGTGGAGGCGCTCCGCAACCAGGGCGACCTGGCCCTCTCGCCCATCACCGACGCGCTGGGAGCCCCCACCTGGTTCCTCGTCCGCAACGCCCTCACCCTCCTCGCCGATCTCGGCGACGCCAGTTCGCTGCCGGCCATCATCCCGATCCTCCGCCATCCCGAACCGCGGGTGCGCCGGGTGGCGGCGCGCGCTCTCTGGAAGCTGGGCGGCCCCAGCGCCGAACCCCATCTGGTGGCCCGGATGAAGGACACCGATCCCGAGACCCTCCAGGAGATCCTGTTCATCCTGGGGCAGCTGCGGTCGGAGACCAGCGTCCCCGCCGTGCTGGAACTGGCCCAGGACAAGCGCGTGTGGGAGCCCCTCCGCGTCCAGGCCCTGGCCACCCTGGCCCAGATCGCGTCGCCCCAGGCCCAGCCGATCCTGATGGAGCTGCTGCGCCGGGGCTTCTTCGCCGCGGCGGAGCCTCCCGCCATCCGCTTGGCCGCCGCCCGCGCCCTGCGCGCCATCGCCACGCCGGCGGCCCAGGAGGCGCTCCGCCGGGTGGTGGACGCCGAACCCAAGGGCGCGGACCGGGACGCCCTCCTGGAGATCCTCGGCCCGGTGCGGTCATGA
- a CDS encoding MFS transporter, with the protein MQSSKRARTAIFLTVFVDLLGFGIVIPILPLYAKAIADHPSPWMESVNHFLGLGGGGTTPGAFWAGVGFLSFSLMQFIASPILGRISDVSGRKPVLWMSLAGSAAGYLMLALTSRFEWMLAARILDGITGGNISVAQAAMADSSRPEERSKVMGMIGAAFGLGFVLGPALAGVLSGSAFGHHLLETRGWHLPFFVAAGLSLTASLMVLLWLPETLTPEVRARARSHESRGHALVKALKRPAMAKILSVSLLAMAGFAMMEGTFALLVHERFGFRQREVGFLFAGIGILLVIYQGGLVRVVAKRLPERGALVAGLVLMGLALPLMPYAAWMWPFLLLFIPLAWGSGMGNTAGSALASRLTPPEDQGSLFGVLNATTGLGRIVGPAVGTFTFARWGGAATYTVAGLTLALALVLALTLSPKVTR; encoded by the coding sequence ATGCAGTCTTCCAAGCGCGCCAGAACGGCGATCTTTCTCACGGTCTTCGTCGATCTGCTCGGCTTCGGGATCGTCATCCCCATCCTGCCGCTCTACGCCAAGGCCATCGCCGACCATCCCAGCCCGTGGATGGAGAGCGTCAACCACTTCCTGGGGCTGGGGGGCGGAGGCACCACCCCCGGCGCCTTCTGGGCCGGCGTGGGCTTCCTCAGCTTCAGCCTGATGCAGTTCATCGCCTCGCCCATTCTGGGCCGCATCTCGGACGTCTCCGGCCGCAAGCCCGTCCTGTGGATGAGCCTGGCCGGCTCCGCCGCAGGCTACCTGATGCTGGCCCTCACCAGCCGCTTCGAGTGGATGCTGGCGGCGCGGATCCTGGACGGGATCACCGGCGGGAACATCTCCGTGGCCCAGGCGGCCATGGCGGACAGTTCCCGACCCGAGGAGCGGTCCAAGGTCATGGGGATGATCGGCGCCGCCTTCGGCCTCGGCTTCGTCCTGGGTCCCGCTCTCGCCGGAGTCCTCAGCGGCAGCGCCTTCGGCCACCACCTGCTGGAGACCCGGGGCTGGCACCTGCCCTTCTTCGTGGCGGCGGGCCTGTCGCTGACGGCCTCGCTGATGGTCCTGCTGTGGCTGCCCGAGACGCTCACGCCCGAGGTCCGGGCCCGCGCGCGGTCCCACGAGAGTCGGGGCCACGCCCTGGTGAAGGCCCTCAAGCGCCCCGCCATGGCCAAGATCCTCAGCGTCTCGCTCCTCGCCATGGCGGGCTTCGCCATGATGGAGGGCACGTTCGCCCTGCTGGTCCACGAGCGCTTCGGATTTCGCCAGCGCGAAGTGGGCTTCCTGTTCGCGGGCATCGGGATCCTGCTGGTGATCTACCAGGGCGGCCTGGTCCGCGTCGTGGCCAAGCGCCTGCCGGAGCGCGGCGCGCTGGTGGCGGGGCTCGTCCTGATGGGCCTGGCCCTGCCGCTGATGCCCTACGCCGCGTGGATGTGGCCCTTCCTCCTGCTCTTCATTCCCCTCGCCTGGGGCAGCGGAATGGGGAACACCGCGGGCTCCGCCCTCGCCAGCCGCCTGACGCCGCCCGAGGACCAGGGCAGCCTGTTCGGAGTCCTGAACGCCACCACGGGGCTGGGCCGGATCGTCGGCCCCGCCGTCGGCACCTTCACCTTCGCCCGCTGGGGTGGCGCCGCCACCTACACGGTCGCGGGCCTCACCCTGGCCCTCGCCCTCGTCCTCGCACTGACCCTCTCTCCCAAGGTGACCCGATGA
- a CDS encoding inorganic diphosphatase, whose product MSLLHVDPGPRAPEIVNAIIEIPTGSRIKYEIDHHTGLVHVDRVLFSPFHYPAEYGFIPGTLAEDGDPADILVLINGATYPGVVLRARPIGLLRMKDEKGSDGKILAVATDDPTYAHVTSRSDLPPHFLLEVEHFFLTYKDLERKSVTSDGWGGKDEAHAFVRSSIAAYQREKK is encoded by the coding sequence ATGTCCCTTCTCCACGTCGATCCCGGTCCGCGGGCGCCCGAAATCGTCAACGCGATCATCGAAATCCCCACCGGTTCGCGCATCAAGTACGAGATCGACCACCACACGGGCCTGGTCCACGTGGACCGCGTGCTGTTCTCGCCCTTCCACTACCCCGCCGAGTACGGGTTCATCCCGGGCACCCTCGCGGAAGACGGCGATCCCGCGGACATCCTCGTCCTGATCAACGGCGCCACCTACCCGGGCGTGGTCCTGCGGGCGCGGCCCATCGGCCTCCTGCGGATGAAGGACGAGAAGGGGTCCGACGGCAAGATCCTGGCCGTGGCCACGGACGATCCGACCTACGCGCACGTGACCTCGCGCAGCGACCTGCCCCCCCACTTCCTGCTGGAGGTGGAGCACTTCTTCCTCACCTACAAGGACCTGGAGCGCAAGAGCGTCACCAGCGACGGCTGGGGCGGGAAGGACGAGGCCCACGCCTTCGTGCGCTCCTCCATCGCGGCGTACCAGCGCGAAAAGAAGTAG
- a CDS encoding PAS domain S-box protein, protein MQPIREPQDPTQALGVVRRYLEAAYRIPQAAAEARDLLDLFGHIHAIIRDLMPAENLYFAFWDRPTDTVSFPYWADAEDPIPQPRAFRRGLTEYVLRTGHPLLADAPTLTELEASGEVECIGTDPLAWLGAPLAGEQGVFGALVIQIYEAGRSYSPEERDLLVFVAGQAALVLERWRIETEQRILSAAMDRSADPIYGIDESGRLTFINQSACETLGYTRQELLAMTLWDVAPYLRPEEWPEKWAYVRHQANFRGEAIHRRKDGSLFSVEISSSFLAFEGREVIVSMARNITRRKAAEQALRASEEKFSKAFQASPDAIILSRMDGTILDVNDAFTHTTGWTREETQGQTTFELALWSEQSGRAKAMDLIRRDGHFADLEASFRVKDGSQRTGLISGAIIEVDGQPCMLSVTRDITERRQAEEALRHAQKLESLGVLAGGIAHDFNNLLTVVLGNLNLAQMHLREDSTARPYLTNMEATILRATELTKQMLAYSGRGHFMIKPHDLNLVVQDLTHLLEVALSKKVRLSFDLHPGLPPIQADAAQIQQVVMNLVTNASDAIGDREGAIHVATAVRTLTAQELQADYPVGAPLPGLHVILEVRDTGSGMTSEVMERIFDPFFTTKSAGRGLGLSAMVGILRGHRAGLHIASEVGRGSVFRLCFPAMGAVEHPDVTQAATGGETLLRGLVLLVDDEDQILEATGAALTALGCRVITARDGLEALERFRQSRGELDLVLMDLTMPRMDGREAFRAMRSLDPHVPVVLSSGFTEQDSLQALPGGGPEGFLQKPYQIRELAAVARKALEG, encoded by the coding sequence ATGCAGCCCATCCGCGAGCCCCAGGATCCAACCCAAGCCCTCGGCGTGGTCCGCCGCTATCTGGAAGCGGCCTACCGCATTCCCCAGGCGGCGGCCGAGGCCCGCGACCTGCTGGACCTCTTCGGCCACATCCACGCGATCATCCGCGACCTGATGCCGGCGGAGAACCTCTACTTCGCCTTCTGGGACCGGCCGACGGACACCGTGTCCTTCCCCTATTGGGCGGACGCGGAGGATCCCATTCCCCAGCCCCGGGCCTTCCGCCGCGGGCTGACCGAATACGTCCTCCGCACCGGCCACCCGCTCCTCGCCGACGCGCCGACCCTCACCGAACTGGAGGCCTCCGGCGAAGTAGAGTGCATCGGAACCGATCCCCTCGCCTGGCTGGGCGCGCCTCTGGCCGGCGAGCAGGGCGTCTTCGGGGCGCTGGTGATCCAGATCTACGAAGCGGGCCGGTCCTACTCGCCCGAGGAGCGGGACCTCCTCGTCTTCGTGGCGGGCCAGGCGGCGCTGGTCCTGGAGCGGTGGCGGATCGAGACCGAGCAGCGGATCCTGTCGGCCGCCATGGACCGCTCGGCGGATCCCATCTACGGCATCGACGAGTCGGGCCGCCTCACCTTCATCAACCAGTCGGCCTGCGAGACGCTGGGCTACACCCGGCAGGAGCTGCTGGCGATGACCCTGTGGGACGTGGCGCCCTACCTGCGGCCGGAGGAATGGCCCGAGAAGTGGGCCTACGTGCGGCACCAGGCCAACTTCCGGGGCGAGGCGATCCACCGGCGGAAGGACGGCAGCCTCTTCTCCGTGGAGATCAGCAGCAGCTTCCTGGCCTTCGAGGGGCGCGAGGTCATCGTCAGCATGGCCCGCAACATCACCCGCCGGAAGGCCGCGGAGCAGGCGCTCCGGGCCAGTGAGGAGAAGTTCTCCAAGGCGTTCCAGGCCAGCCCCGACGCCATCATCCTCAGCCGGATGGACGGCACCATCCTCGACGTGAACGACGCCTTCACCCACACCACCGGCTGGACCCGGGAGGAGACCCAGGGCCAGACGACCTTCGAACTGGCGCTGTGGTCCGAGCAGAGCGGCCGGGCGAAGGCCATGGACCTGATCCGCCGGGACGGGCACTTCGCCGACCTGGAAGCCTCCTTCCGGGTGAAGGACGGGAGCCAGCGGACCGGCCTCATTTCCGGCGCCATCATCGAAGTCGACGGCCAGCCCTGCATGCTGTCCGTCACCCGCGACATCACGGAGCGCCGCCAGGCCGAAGAGGCCCTCCGCCACGCCCAGAAGCTGGAGAGCCTCGGCGTCCTGGCCGGAGGCATCGCCCACGACTTCAACAACCTGCTGACGGTGGTCCTGGGGAACCTGAACCTCGCCCAGATGCACCTGCGCGAGGATTCCACGGCCCGGCCCTACCTGACCAACATGGAGGCCACGATCCTGCGGGCGACGGAGCTGACGAAGCAGATGCTGGCCTATTCCGGCCGCGGCCACTTCATGATCAAGCCCCACGACCTGAACCTGGTGGTCCAGGACCTCACCCACCTGCTGGAAGTCGCCCTGTCGAAGAAGGTGCGCCTCAGCTTCGACCTGCATCCGGGGCTACCGCCCATCCAGGCGGACGCCGCGCAGATCCAGCAGGTGGTGATGAACCTCGTCACCAACGCCTCCGACGCCATCGGCGACCGCGAGGGCGCCATCCACGTCGCCACGGCGGTCCGCACTCTCACGGCCCAGGAGCTCCAGGCGGACTATCCCGTGGGCGCGCCTCTCCCCGGACTCCACGTGATCCTGGAGGTGAGGGACACCGGCAGCGGGATGACGTCCGAAGTGATGGAGCGGATCTTCGATCCCTTCTTCACCACCAAGAGCGCCGGCCGGGGCCTGGGTCTGTCCGCGATGGTGGGGATCCTCCGGGGCCACCGCGCGGGGCTGCACATCGCCAGCGAGGTGGGCCGGGGCAGCGTCTTCCGCCTCTGCTTCCCCGCGATGGGAGCCGTGGAGCATCCCGACGTCACCCAGGCGGCGACGGGGGGCGAGACGCTGCTGCGGGGGCTGGTCCTGCTGGTGGACGACGAGGACCAGATCCTGGAGGCCACCGGCGCCGCCCTGACGGCCCTGGGATGCCGGGTGATCACCGCGCGAGACGGGCTGGAGGCCCTGGAACGGTTCCGCCAGAGCCGCGGGGAGCTCGACCTCGTCCTCATGGACCTCACCATGCCGCGGATGGACGGCCGGGAAGCCTTCCGCGCCATGCGGAGCCTGGACCCCCACGTGCCGGTGGTGCTCAGCAGCGGGTTCACGGAGCAGGACAGTCTCCAGGCCCTGCCCGGCGGCGGGCCGGAGGGGTTCCTCCAGAAGCCCTATCAGATCCGGGAACTGGCCGCCGTCGCCCGGAAGGCCCTGGAAGGCTGA
- a CDS encoding PAS domain-containing sensor histidine kinase, with amino-acid sequence MTDLSAHPDPRQLLEAFEAFTAASEHLQARYEALQAQLGQLQGELQTVLEAVPFAIWVLGEEGSLRFTNRPQGLDGKFVAGPAPWEPGSPGGQRRFASAGGRELIFEEERRSAPHGGIIVTLRDVTEAVFQAQQATREDRLAAMGRMAAELAHEIRNPLGSLALFSGMLVEDLQDQPGPLELARKVQEGVGRLNRVVGNTLSFSRDLRPRAASIPLRAFWEEALRSATLAEAVPWDNRIPEAATWEGDPDLLRQVAQNLLQNATRALEDAEKPRLALTAFEEPLEDRRCWHLTLADNGCGIPADTLARVFDPFFSTFGGGTGLGLAVCHRIVVAHEGLLFIESQEGRGTTVHLRLAAGG; translated from the coding sequence ATGACCGACCTTTCCGCCCATCCCGATCCCCGCCAGCTGCTGGAGGCCTTCGAGGCGTTCACGGCGGCCTCCGAACACCTCCAGGCCCGGTACGAGGCCCTCCAGGCCCAGTTGGGCCAGTTGCAGGGCGAACTTCAGACAGTCCTGGAGGCGGTCCCCTTCGCCATCTGGGTGCTGGGGGAGGAAGGATCGCTGCGGTTCACCAACCGGCCCCAGGGCCTCGACGGAAAGTTCGTCGCGGGACCGGCGCCGTGGGAACCGGGCAGTCCCGGCGGCCAGCGGCGCTTCGCGTCCGCCGGGGGCCGGGAGCTGATCTTCGAGGAGGAGCGCCGCTCCGCTCCCCACGGCGGGATCATCGTCACTCTCCGGGACGTGACCGAAGCGGTGTTCCAGGCCCAGCAGGCCACCCGCGAGGATCGGCTGGCGGCCATGGGGCGCATGGCGGCGGAGCTGGCCCACGAGATCCGGAACCCCCTGGGGAGCCTGGCCCTGTTCTCCGGAATGCTGGTGGAGGATCTCCAGGATCAGCCCGGCCCGCTGGAGCTCGCCCGCAAGGTGCAGGAGGGCGTGGGGCGGCTCAACCGCGTGGTGGGCAACACCCTCTCCTTCAGCCGGGACCTCCGCCCCCGGGCCGCGTCCATTCCCCTCCGCGCCTTCTGGGAAGAGGCCCTCCGCAGCGCCACCCTCGCCGAGGCCGTCCCCTGGGACAACCGCATTCCCGAGGCGGCCACCTGGGAGGGCGATCCGGATCTGCTGCGCCAGGTCGCCCAGAACCTGCTCCAGAACGCCACGCGGGCCCTGGAGGACGCCGAGAAGCCCCGCCTCGCGCTGACGGCCTTCGAGGAGCCCCTGGAGGACCGCCGCTGCTGGCACCTGACCCTGGCGGACAACGGCTGCGGGATCCCCGCGGACACCCTGGCCCGGGTATTCGATCCCTTCTTCAGCACCTTCGGCGGAGGCACGGGCCTGGGCTTGGCCGTCTGCCACCGGATCGTGGTGGCCCACGAGGGGCTGCTGTTCATCGAAAGCCAGGAGGGGCGAGGGACCACCGTCCACCTCCGGCTGGCCGCAGGTGGGTGA
- a CDS encoding ABC transporter permease — protein MMLWRQFTMEWRLYSRDRIAMFWTFAFPVVLLVGFGTIFRDGGGPKLTVVRVQPAASAPRDAALDQALADLQLKVIPLTKTDAETRWAKGETAAQLEPDGEGYRLRLNSYLMAQAGATSGLVNQAWLMAQARLSGAPEPQRIPVQVESPGHKRSTNYASFLLPGLLGLNLVSMGLFSVGMVNVSYREKGKFRRLAVTPLPKWIFLLGQVLHRLAVTIVQASILLLVGRVVFGIQNQGSFLDLLVIMTLGTACFMAFGFALSGFADTSEGYAAISNLVFFPLMLLSGVYFTLDSAPTWLQHAVAVTPLAPFLRALRAVFNDGGSLAGHGIGLLIVGAWALAAFALAVRRFRWA, from the coding sequence ATGATGCTCTGGCGCCAATTCACGATGGAATGGCGGCTCTACAGCCGCGACCGCATCGCCATGTTCTGGACCTTCGCCTTCCCCGTGGTCCTGCTGGTGGGCTTCGGGACGATCTTCCGGGACGGCGGGGGGCCCAAGCTCACGGTGGTGCGCGTGCAACCCGCCGCCTCCGCTCCCCGCGACGCGGCCCTGGATCAGGCGCTGGCTGACCTCCAGCTGAAAGTGATCCCCCTGACGAAGACCGACGCGGAAACGCGGTGGGCGAAGGGCGAGACCGCTGCCCAGCTGGAACCGGACGGCGAGGGCTACCGCCTGCGCCTCAACAGCTACCTGATGGCCCAGGCGGGCGCCACCTCGGGGCTGGTGAACCAGGCCTGGCTGATGGCCCAGGCGCGGCTCAGCGGCGCCCCGGAGCCCCAGCGCATTCCCGTTCAGGTGGAGAGCCCCGGCCACAAGCGGTCCACCAACTACGCCTCGTTCCTGCTGCCGGGGCTGCTGGGCCTGAACCTCGTGAGCATGGGCCTGTTCAGCGTGGGCATGGTGAACGTGTCCTACCGCGAAAAGGGGAAGTTCCGGCGGCTGGCGGTGACGCCGCTGCCCAAGTGGATCTTCCTGCTGGGGCAGGTCCTGCACCGGCTGGCGGTGACCATCGTCCAGGCCTCCATCCTCCTGCTGGTGGGCCGCGTCGTCTTCGGAATCCAGAACCAGGGCTCCTTCCTGGACCTGCTGGTGATCATGACTCTGGGAACGGCGTGCTTCATGGCGTTCGGGTTCGCCCTCAGCGGTTTCGCGGACACGTCCGAAGGCTACGCCGCCATCTCGAACCTGGTGTTCTTCCCGCTCATGCTCCTCAGCGGCGTCTACTTCACGCTGGATTCCGCGCCGACCTGGCTGCAGCACGCCGTGGCGGTGACGCCCCTCGCCCCGTTCCTGCGGGCCCTTCGGGCCGTGTTCAACGACGGCGGATCCCTGGCGGGGCACGGGATTGGGCTCCTCATCGTGGGAGCCTGGGCGCTGGCGGCGTTCGCGCTCGCCGTCCGCCGCTTCCGCTGGGCCTGA